Proteins encoded within one genomic window of Bombina bombina isolate aBomBom1 chromosome 1, aBomBom1.pri, whole genome shotgun sequence:
- the LOC128643931 gene encoding guanine nucleotide-binding protein G(i) subunit alpha-3-like — protein sequence MNLTVFDETYVTMGCCQSAESKAATERSQMIDKYLLEDAWRVRNKVNMMVVGSDESGKSTLMKQIKILFDGGYSEGELKRYRAAVHCDIIRYICHIVRAMDRLGITFGDVARADDARQLPMFARGAVTEELAGVIQRLWDDEGVQACFSRSHEYQLSNSASYFLNNLGRMCQSDYIPTQQDMLWTKANINTILEYFPYRDWYFTIVDMQNRWLIRKIDITFNVILFSTSLCDYDGELSPGENYMHFNIQLLRNICRNRWMQTAQVVLLFLNKKDLFEQKISQTPLTICFPEYRGSNTYEEAAAFIQEQFESQCGPERRVFTQFTCATDTKSINIAFNAAADFILQDTTVLCC from the coding sequence ATGAATCTGACTGTGTTCGATGAGACCTATGTGACCATGGGCTGCTGTCAGAGTGCAGAGAGCAAGGCTGCAACAGAGAGAAGTCAAATGATTGACAAATATCTTTTGGAGGATGCATGGAGAGTGCGTAATAAAGTGAATATGATGGTGGTTGGTTCTGACGAGTCTGGAAAAAGCACCCTCATGAAGCAGATAAAGATTCTTTTTGATGGAGGATACTCAGAGGGGGAACTTAAACGATATAGAGCGGCCGTGCACTGTGACATCATCAGGTATATCTGTCACATTGTAAGAGCTATGGATCGCCTGGGCATTACTTTTGGAGACGTGGCCAGAGCTGATGATGCCCGGCAGCTGCCAATGTTTGCCAGAGGTGCAGTGACTGAGGAGCTGGCTGGTGTTATACAGAGACTGTGGGATGATGAAGGGGTACAGGCTTGCTTCAGTCGCTCTCATGAGTACCAGCTCAGTAACTCTGCCTCATATTTCCTTAATAACCTGGGCAGGATGTGTCAGTCAGATTATATCCCCACCCAGCAGGACATGCTATGGACCAAGGCAAATATCAACACCATATTGGAATATTTCCCGTACAGAGACTGGTACTTCACCATTGTGGATATGCAAAACCGATGGTTAATCCGCAAGATCGATATAACTTTTAATGTCATTCTTTTTTCTACATCACTCTGTGACTATGACGGGGAGTTGTCACCAGGGGAGAATTACATGCACTTTAATATACAGTTACTGCGAAACATTTGCAGAAACAGATGGATGCAAACTGCCCAGGTCGTCCTCCTGTTCCTGAACAAAAAGGATCTCTTTGAACAGAAAATAAGTCAGACCCCTCTGACCATCTGCTTTCCTGAGTACAGGGGCTCTAACACATATGAAGAAGCTGCTGCCTTTATACAGGAACAATTTGAGTCACAGTGTGGACCTGAACGAAGAGTTTTTACACAATTCACATGTGCCACGGACACAAAGAGTATAAATATAGCATTTAATGCTGCAGCAGACTTCATCCTGCAAGACACTACAGTCCTTTGCTGCTAG